The Haloplanus natans DSM 17983 DNA segment CCCGTCGACGGCGCGGAACCGGCGGGCGACCGCCACGTCGTCACCGTCGCGGACATGGACGCGGTCGAAGGGGTTCGTGATCGGGCGGCCGCCGCCGGGGGCGAGGTGGTCGACATCCGAACCCGGGAGCCGAGCCTCGAGGACATCTTCCTCGACCTGGCGGCGGACGCTGACCCGGACCCACGAGGTGGGGCGTGAGCGGCCGGCTCGACCGACTCCGCGACGGCCTGCGGTCCGTCGCTCGCATCGCCCGCTGGGAGACGGGTCGGAGCGTCGGCGTCGTCGACCGCCGGACGGCGACCCTCGGACTCGTTGCCCTGCTTCTCGCTGGCGCCGTCGGCGGCGCGGCAATGGCGACGGGCGGCGTCGCCCTCGACCGTGACGTGTATCGAATCGGTATCGACGACGACAGCCGGTACTACGACGTGGTGCAGGAGAGTCCCGCGCTCGCGGCGCGGGCGCCCGACGTGAACCGGCTGGGACGCGGTATCGAAGTCGTCGTCCGCGACGACCGCTTCTACGTCGCCGACTCGACGAAAGCACGCGCGGCGCTGTCGACGTTCCGGAGCGCCGTCCGCCGTCACAACCTCGCCCGGATGCGCGAGGAGTCCAACGGGTCGGCCGCGTTTCCGGTCGTCGTGACGCTCCGGTACGCCGACCGAACGCGCGGGGACACCGTCGTGTCGGGTGGCACCGACGGCGGGAACGGGGGCGGGGACGACGCCGGTGGTGTGAGCGGTGCGAGCGGTGCGGGCGGCGCGGGTGGTGCGGGCGGCGCCGACGACGGGTCCGGGACCGACGGCGGCCTCGACGGCAGCGGTGCCGGCGGCGTCGACGCCGCGGGCGGATCGACCGGCGACGGGCCGCTTGGCGTCCCCGGCCTCGGCGGCGCCGCGGGCGGCCTCCTCGGTGGGAGGACCTCCGGATCGCCCGCCGACATCTCCCCACCCTTTCCCTTCGGGGCGCTGGTCCTCGCGTTCGTCTTTTTCGTCCCCATGAACTTCGTCATCCAGCCCTACGGATCGAGCATCCTGAACGAACGGATCAACCGTCGGGGCGAACTCCTGCTCGTCGCGCCCGTCTCGCCGGCGGCCATCGTCGCCGGCAAGACCCTGCCCTACCTCGCGACGCTCGTCGGGATCACCGCCGTCGTCGCCCTCGCCATCGGCGGCGGGCCGGTCAGCGTCGCGGCCGTCGCCCCCATCGCGACGCTCTATCTCGCCGCCACCTTCGTCGGCGCCATGTTCGCCCGCTCGTTCAAGGAACTCACGTTCGTCACCGTCTCCATCTCCGTGTTCCTCACCTCCTACGCCTTCGTCCCCGCCATCTTCACCAACGTCACGCCAATCGCGCTCATCTCGCCGCTGACACTCGTCGTTCAGGATCTGCAGGGAGCGGGCGTGACGGCCGCCGAGTACGTCTTCTCGACCGGCCCCTTCTACGTCGGCTCCGCAGTCTGCTTTCTCCTCGGCGTCGGCATCTACCGCGAGGAGGATATGTTCACCCAGCGGCCCGTCCCGCTGAAGTTCCTCGACGCGCTCAACAGCCGGATCAGTGGACGGCGGTCGATGGCGGTCCTGAGCGCGCTTTCGATCCCCTTCGTCTTCATCGCCGAACTCCTCGCCATCGCCGTCCTCTTCGTTCTCCCCGTCGAGGTGTCGGTGCCGCTCCTGTTGGTCGCCGTCGCGGCGGTGGAGGAGGTGGCCAAGAGCGTCCACGTCTACGCGGGCTTTCGGGGTCCCTTCGCCGGCCAGCGCGGGTGGCGGACGGCGCTCGTCCTCGGCGCTCTCTCGGGACTCGGCTTCTTCCTCGGCGAGAAACTGACCGCCATCGTCCAGTTCGTCGGGCTCCCGAACCTCACGCTCGGGCGCGCGGCCTTCTCCTCTGCCGGCGTCGCGACGACGCCCGCCCTCGGCCTCCTGTTCCTGCTCGCTCCCCTCGCCCTCCACGCGACGACGACGAGCATCGCGTCGCTCGGGGCGACCCGCGGCCGAACGAGCTATCTGGCGGCGCTCGTCCCCGCTATTGCCGTCCACGCGGCCTACAACCTCGCGGTGGTGAGTCAGCTTGGCTGATCCGCGATTGACCATCGCCCGACGGGAGCTCTCCGTCCTCCGGTCCGAGAAGACCATCGTCCTCGCCTTGCTCATCCAACTGTTCATCGCCGCCTTCTCCTCGTTTCTCGTCGTTGGTCTCGTCTCGCTGTACGATCCGGGGAGCGTCGAGGGCTACGAGACCACGGTGGGTGTCACCGGCGACGCCGCCGACGACCTGTTGCGCGTGGTCGACGATCAGCCGTCGATGGCGGGGGTGAGCTACGCCTCGCAGTCGTCGGCGCGGGCGGCCTTCGAGCGCGGGGAGGTGGACGCCGTCCTTCTCGCGGATCGGCGGGCTGGCCGGGTGTTCGTGACGGCGACGGTGCCCGACGGGTCGGTCCGAACGACGGTCATCGTCGTCCAGTTGCGGAACGCGCTGTCGACGTTCGAACGGGTGGAACGCGACGCGCGCGGACCGTATCTGTCGGCGACGCCGCTCGAACTCCCGCCGCGGACGGGGTCGACGCCGTACTACGGCTTCAGCTACACCGTCCTGTTGCCCCTGCTGTGCTTTCTTCCCGTCTTCATCAGCGGGTCGATGGTCGTCGACTCGGTGACCGAGGAGGTGGAGCGTGGGACGCTCGAACTCCTCCGGGTCGCCCCCGTCACCACCGTCGACATCGTCGACGGCAAGGTGTGGGCGGCGGCGGCGCTCGCTCCCGGTCAGGCCGGCCTCTGGCTGCTCCTCCTCGATTTCAACGGGACGACCGTCGGTCACCCACTCGCGCTCCTCTCGGTGGTCGGCGCGCTCGCCCTCTTGGTGGTGACACTCGGCGCCACCATCGCCCTCCTCTCGCCGGATCGGCGCGCGGCGCAGTTCCTCTATGCCGTCGGTGTCCTCGTCGCCTTCGGCGGGACGACGCTCCTGCCGTACAACCCGGTCAACACCGTCGCGCGCCTCGCCGTCGACAGCGTTGGGTCGACCTACCCGGCACTCGTCGCGGGCTATGTCGCCCTCGGCGTCGGCGCCTACCTCCTGCTCCGGCGGGCGGTACCGAAGGTCGGGTTAGGGGGCTGAGCGGTCGACGCCCGTCCGATCGCCCGCCGTGTCTACGTCCACGTCGTCGACGACGATTCGAACGCCGGCCCGGAACGCCGGATCGAGTTCCATCGTCCAGCCGTGGGCCCGGGCGATGGTTTGCATCGTCGGAAACAGCGTCCCCGTCTCGGCGGACGGCACGGGATCACCGTACTCGAAAGCGCGGTCGATCGACTCCTCCGGAAGCGGTTCGCCGTCGACGGTGATGACGATACGCCTCGCCTCCGCGTGAACGGCGACAGAATCGGCCCCGTACAGGTCGGCGAACTCGAAGGCTTTGGCGAACAGCCCATCTAGCCGGCCTCGATCCGCCACGATGGTCGCCTCGCCGTCGACGGTCAGCGAGAGGTCCTCGGGGGCGATACCGTCGAACGCGCGCTCGGCGGCCTGCCGCAAGTCGCAGTCGTCGACCCGCTCTACCGTCTGTCCGTACTTGGCGAGCGCCCACAGATCGGTGACGATCCGATCCATTCGCGCGTGCGCTTCGTCGACCCGGCGGTACGCTTCCATCGCCGCGTCGTCGTCGAGCGCCTGGCTGCTGGCGACGGTCTCGAAGTAGCCGTTGGCGACGGTCAGCGTGTTCCGCAACTCGTGTGTGATGGCTGCAGCCAGGTCGTCGAACTGGTCGTTCCGGCGTTCGAGTTCCCGCCGTTGTCGTTCGACTCGCGTCACGTCCGTGCAGATGATCGCGCGTCCGACCTCGACGGTCCCGCTCACGAGTGGGGTGCTGTTCACGAAGTAGTACCGCCTCGAACGCCGGCGCTCGTCGTCGACCGCGAGGATGTCCTCGTGGTCCACCACCGCATCGGCGAGGTCGGGGACGACCGCCGACAGTTGCTCGCCGGTCGCCCCGTCGAGTGCGGGGAACCGCTCGATTGCCCGCCGGTTGACGTCCCTGATCGTCGACGCCTCGTCGATCAGGACGACCACCTCGTCGACCGCGTCCATCACCTGTGTTCGCCAGAACGGGGGCACTGCCACGAAGTCGTCGTCGACGACGTAGAGCACGCCGACCGCGAACACGGCGACGCCGAGGGGTTCGTAGTGGAGGGTGAGTAGGCCGTCGTCGCCGAAGCTGAGCAGGTAGAGACCGACCGGGAGGGCGGTCACGGCGACGAGTCCACCGAGCACGCTCACGTCCAGTTTCGACTCGCTCAACATCTCGTAGAGCAAATAAAAGCCGATCGCCGACAGCGTGTACGAGAGCGCCGTGACGATCCAGTGCACCGTTCCGAGTTGCATCACGGCGTGGGGAAACGGGGCGGTCGCCGTCGACGTGGTGAAATACAAGTGATGCAGCGGGTTGGTGAGCTTTACGGCAACGATCGCGAGATAGACCGCGAGGGCGCTTTGCCGGATCACCGGCTGCCGGTGGTAGCTGTGGCCGGTGTATGCCGAACAGAAGTACAGCCACGCCCCGATGGTCGCCAGACCGACGACCAGTCCGACGAGATAAAAGCCCGCCTGCACGTCCGGCGCGAGCGGCAGCAGCCGACCGACGTGGGTGGCCGCCCAGGCGCCGGTGAGTCCGAGCAGTCCGGCGAGTCCGCGTCGCGTATCCGGATCGGAGATCCGCGAGATCCGACGAAGACCGGCGACACAGGCCACCGCGGCGACGACGAACGATGTCAGGTAGGCAACACGAAGGCAGTCCATCGATTACGTGGACTGAAGAGTGTCGTCGAAATAAATCCGCGCCCAGTTACGACCGCGTGGGAGAGCGGGGCGCCGTCGACACGATCCGAACGCCGTCGTCCCCGAAACACACTCAAGGCCGGCGGTGAAGCCACACGTATGGGACTTGGAAGTACGGCGAAGAAGCTCCAGCAGATCGCCGACATGGCCGAGGACGTGTACGCGCGGCTGAACCAGCTTCGCGAACAGGTCAACGAGACGCGGGCGACCGTCGACGAGACGAAAGCGCGGGTCGACGACATGGACCACGAACTGGCCGAACAGCGGGCGCTCGTCGAGGCCCTCGCGGAGAAACAGGGGATCGACGTCGAGGCGATCACCGCCGAGGTTCACGTCACGGACGCCGAGTCGACCGCGGGTGACGCCGACGAGTCGACGACCGACGCGTAGCCCACGGTCGCTGTCCGTCACTGCACGCCCGCTGGACGACGTGTGCCCGGGCGTCCGAACCTACGACAGCCGGCCGTGTTCGACCTTGAGACACCGATCCTGAACGACGGCTAGCCCGGCGTCGCGGGCGCGCGCGGTCGCCTCGTCGTCACGGATGCCCAACTGGAGCCAGATTCCCCGAACGTCGTCGTGGCGCTGGACCCGCTTCAGCACCGCGTCGACGATGGTGCTGACCTCCTCGCTCGGCCGAAACACGTCGACCAAGTCGACGCGTTCGGACACGTCACCGAGGCTGTCGTAGGCCCGTCGCCCGAGCACCTCCTCGCGGTTCGGATTGATCGGGACGACGTCGTAGCCCTGGTCTTGGAGGTAGGCGGGCACGTCGTGGGCGGCCTTCCCCGGCGTCCCGGAACAGCCGACGACGGCGATAGTTTCGACGTCGAGCAGGTCGCGCATCTCGGCCTCGGTGGCGTCGGTCATACGTCGGGCAGGTTCGCGGTCGGCTCGCCGTCCTCGTGGGTTTCGATAACGCCGTCGAACAGCTGTTTGAGGGTGTTCATCGTCTTGTCGTCGTGGGCGGAGGAGTCGATGGCGTAGAGACCGAGGCCGTCGACGCTCTGGACGCGGCCGGTGAACACGTGGAGGAATCGGAACACCGTCTGGAGGTCGGAGTACATCAGGAGCGTCGACAGCGAGTCGAGAAACACGCGGTTGCGCTCGATGGACTGGCGCTCGTAGAACTCCTCCAGAATCTCGGAGAACTTGATCCCGACGCCGGTCATGTCGACCGGCGAGGAGGTGTAGCGAACCCGGGCGTCGTCGTGGGTCTCGCTCATCCCCTGCTGTCGGGTGACGCAGTCGACGACGGCGACAGGCCGGTCGACGTAGTCGACCCGACCGTCCAGCGCCTCGAACACCCGCTTGGCGCCGTCGGTGTTGCTGACGACGATGGCGCCTTCGCCGTTGCGGACGCCCGCGGCGAGCATGTCGAACGCGAGCCGTTTCTTACCGGTGAGGGCGGGGCCGGAGAGCAGCAGGTTCGACCCCGGCTCGATCTCGACATCTAGCGGCGGACCAAGGTCATACATCACCAACCCTCGCAGGGGCGAACTGACGGGAGACACTCTCCCTGCGAACGACACGACTCACCGGAGATCATGAGATAGTAGAATCATATGGTGAGCCGGTAATATTCTTTTTGATTGCGCAGAATCGAGGGATGACGCGCCGACATTCTGGACGCCACCGTTCGGCCTCCGGCGACACCGATCCGACCGACCCCGTCGGGACGCCACATTTACCATAGTCGGTCGCTTCGATGTGGATACCGAATGACGTTCGCCGTAGCCGAGTCGGATATCGAGGTTCTCCTGGTCGAACCGACCGGGGAGGACACACTGGGACTCGGTGAGCAACTCGCCGAGGCCAACGAATCGCTGACGATCCACTCGGTGACGGATATCGGGCGGGCACGGGCGGTGTTGCGCGACACCGTGGTCGACTGTGCCGTCTGTGTTCACGACCCACCCTCGATCGACGGACTGGCGGTGCTCTCGGCGATCCGCGAGCGAACTCCGGAACTGCCGGTCTTGCTGGCCGTCGACACCGAGTGCTCCGCTCGGAGCGTACTCGATACGGGCGCGACCGACGTGGTGTCGCTAATCGACGGCCGGATCGACCGGGACATCGTCACGAACCGGATCGAAAACGCCGTCGCCGGGAGCCGCGACCGGGGCAAGTTCGAGCAGGTGTTCGAGCAGGCAACCGATGGGATCGCGATCCACGACCCCGGGACCGGGGCCGTCCTCGAGTCGAACGCCCGACTCGCCGAACTGCTCGGCTACGATCCCGACGACCCGGAGTCGGTCGGGATCGAGGAATTCGCGGCCGGCACGGAACCGTACACGGTGGCCGAAGCCCGCAATCGGATCCGGAACGCCGTGGCCGACGGGCCGGCGACCTTCGAGTGGCTGATGGACGACGGCGACGAGCCGACCTGGGTCGAGATCAGCCTCAAACCCGCGACGATTGTGGGTCGGGACTGTGTGCTCTCGTTCGTCCGGAACGTCGCGGACCGGAAAGAACAGGAACGTCTCCTCCGGGACCGCCAGCGACAGTTCGAAGCCGTCTTCGACCACCCGGCGTCGTTCACGACCGTCCTCGACACCGCCGGCCGGGTCAGGCGGGTGAATCGGCCGGCGCTCGACCTAATCGACGCGGTCGAGGGCGACATCGAGGGGCGCCCGTTTCCGGAGACTCCCTGGTGGGCCGGCGACACGGACGGCCGCCGGCGGATTCGGGAGGCGATCGACACCGCGGCGGCCGGCGAGTCGACACGACTCGAGATCGAGGTGTGCGGCGCGGCCCAAGAACACGTCGTCGACCTCTCCTTCCAGCCCGTCTCCGACGGCGACGACACCGCGGTCGACAGCATCATCGCCGTCGGCTACGACATCACGGAACGGAAGCGACGTGAACGGGCGTTGCGCGAGAGCCGCGAGGCGCTGGAACGGCTCCACCGGATCACCGCCGATCCGGACCGCTCCTTCGAGGACCAGATCGACGACCTGCTAGCCTTTGGCTGTTCGTATCTCGGCACGAGCGGCGCCTTCCTCTCCCGGATCGACGAGGCGACGGATCACTTCGAGATCGTACGGAGCCACGGCAATCACCCGTCCGTCCAGCCCGGCGTCGAGACCGACCTCGGTTCGACGTACTGTCGACACACCATCGCCGCTGACGAGGACGACACGATGACGGTCGCCGACGCCGCCGAGGAGATGGCGGACGATCCGGCCTACGACGCCCACGGTCTCGGCTGTTACGCCGGGGGCGAGGTCCACATCGACGGCGAACTGTACGGCACGCTCTGTTTCGTCGACCCCGACGCCCGCGAGGCGCCCTTCTCGACGACCGAGACGACGGTGATCAACGTGATCCGCCAGTGGTTGCAGTACGAACTCGAACGGGACGACTACCGGCGCGAGATCGAGGAGACCCGGGATCGACTCGAACGCATCCTCGAACGCGTCGACGACGGCTTCTTCGCCCTCGACGACGACTGGCGGATCACGTACGCCAACGAGGAGGGGGCGACGGTACTCCGCGGTGCGATGGGGGCGAACTACGACATCGAGAGCCTGCTCGGACGACGCCTCTGGGACGAGATTCCGGAAGCGGTCGATACGCCCTTCTATCGGCATTACACCGAGGCGATGGAGACACAGGAGCCGATCGCCTTCGAGGCCTTTTTCGAGCCGATGGGGCGGTGGTTCGACGTCAACACCTACCCGGACGAAGACGGCATCTCGGTCTACTTCAAGGATATCACCAACCGGAAGCAGCGCGAGCGCATCCTCGATGACCTGCTCGAGACGACCCAGGAGTTCGTCCAGTCACGGACGGAGCGCGAACTCGCCGACCTCGTCGTCGAGGCGACGGTCGACGTGCTTGGCTACGATTCGAATATCGTCCGCCTCCACGACGCCGACGAGGGGACGCTTCCCCCGGCCGCCCTCTCCGATGCCGGCGCCGAACGACTCGCTACCCCGCCGATGTACGACGCCGACGAGGGGATCGCCGGTCAGGTGTTCCAGTCGGGCGAGTCGCTCCTCGTCGACGATCTGACGGCGGAGACCGAGGCGGACTACGGCCCCTTCCGGTCGGCCATCGTCCTCCCCTTGGGCGAACACGGCACCCTCGGTATCGGCTCGCAGGAGCCGAACGACTTCGACCACGAGGACGTCGCACTCGCGGAACTCCTGGCGACGACGGCGCGTGTCGCCCTCGACCGTATCGACCGCGAGACGACGCTTCGGCGGTTCCGGCGCGTCGTCGAACACGTCGAGGAGATGGTCCTCCTGCTCGATCCGGACGGCGAGTTCACCTTCGTCACGGAGCCGTTCGCCGACTTCCTCGGCTACGACCGGGACGAACTCGACGAACGAGCGTTCGAAACCGTCGTCTCGGCGCCGGAACGGGAGCGGTTCGCCGAGACGCTGGCGGCGCTCGACGACCGGTCCGGCGAACGAACCGTCACCTTCGAGACGACGCTCGTGACGGCGAGCAGCGACGACCGGCCGGTCGAACTCGCGCTCTCGACGTTTCCCGACGAGGTGGAGGAGTCGGGCATCGTCGGGACGGTCACCGACATCCACGAACTCACCGAGACCCGCGCCCAGCTCGAAGTCGAGCGCGACCGCTTCCGACATCTCTTCGAGAACCTGCCGGACCCGGTGGTCGAAGTCGAGATCCGGGACGGGGTGGCGGTGGTCCAGCACGTCAACCCGGCGTTCGCCGAGGTGTTCGGCTACGACCCCGACGCCATCCGAGGGCGCGCACTCGACGAGTTGATCGTCCCCGCCGAGGAGTCGGGGGCCGCGTCGCCCGTCGAGATCGGTGACGAGACGAGCGTGGAAGCCCAGCGCGAGACGCCCGACGGCCGCCGTGACTTCCTGATCCGCGGGATTCCGTACCACCGGGACGCCACCCAGTACGGATTCGGCATCTACACCGACATCACCGACCAGAAAGAGCGCGAGCGATATCTACAGGTTCTCAACCGAGTGTTGCGGCACAACCTCCGCAACGACCTGAACGTCATCATGCTCTCGGCGGAGTGGCTGGTCGACCGTCTCGACGGTGAACTCGCCGCCCAGGCGCGAACCCTCCGCGACAACGCGAACGAACTCGCCGGGTTGAGCGAGAAGGCAAAGGAGATAGAGCGGATGATCGGCCGGCGGGGCGAGGCGACCAGCCCCGTCGACGTGGTGCCAGTCCTGCACCGGCTCACCGAGAGGTATCGCGAGCGCTACCCCGAAATCGACCTGTCGCTCGACCTGCCGGACTCGCTCCGGGTGCACGCCGACGACGACATCACCAGGGTGTTCGAGGAACTCGTCGAGAACGCTGTCGTCCACAACGACGGGCCGTCGCCGACCATCCACATCGATGCGTCGACGAACGACGACTGGGTCACCGTCCGCCTCCACGACGACGCCAGCGGCATCCCGGACGACGAGTGGCGGGTC contains these protein-coding regions:
- a CDS encoding ABC transporter permease family protein produces the protein MSGRLDRLRDGLRSVARIARWETGRSVGVVDRRTATLGLVALLLAGAVGGAAMATGGVALDRDVYRIGIDDDSRYYDVVQESPALAARAPDVNRLGRGIEVVVRDDRFYVADSTKARAALSTFRSAVRRHNLARMREESNGSAAFPVVVTLRYADRTRGDTVVSGGTDGGNGGGDDAGGVSGASGAGGAGGAGGADDGSGTDGGLDGSGAGGVDAAGGSTGDGPLGVPGLGGAAGGLLGGRTSGSPADISPPFPFGALVLAFVFFVPMNFVIQPYGSSILNERINRRGELLLVAPVSPAAIVAGKTLPYLATLVGITAVVALAIGGGPVSVAAVAPIATLYLAATFVGAMFARSFKELTFVTVSISVFLTSYAFVPAIFTNVTPIALISPLTLVVQDLQGAGVTAAEYVFSTGPFYVGSAVCFLLGVGIYREEDMFTQRPVPLKFLDALNSRISGRRSMAVLSALSIPFVFIAELLAIAVLFVLPVEVSVPLLLVAVAAVEEVAKSVHVYAGFRGPFAGQRGWRTALVLGALSGLGFFLGEKLTAIVQFVGLPNLTLGRAAFSSAGVATTPALGLLFLLAPLALHATTTSIASLGATRGRTSYLAALVPAIAVHAAYNLAVVSQLG
- a CDS encoding ABC transporter permease, whose amino-acid sequence is MADPRLTIARRELSVLRSEKTIVLALLIQLFIAAFSSFLVVGLVSLYDPGSVEGYETTVGVTGDAADDLLRVVDDQPSMAGVSYASQSSARAAFERGEVDAVLLADRRAGRVFVTATVPDGSVRTTVIVVQLRNALSTFERVERDARGPYLSATPLELPPRTGSTPYYGFSYTVLLPLLCFLPVFISGSMVVDSVTEEVERGTLELLRVAPVTTVDIVDGKVWAAAALAPGQAGLWLLLLDFNGTTVGHPLALLSVVGALALLVVTLGATIALLSPDRRAAQFLYAVGVLVAFGGTTLLPYNPVNTVARLAVDSVGSTYPALVAGYVALGVGAYLLLRRAVPKVGLGG
- a CDS encoding two-component sensor histidine kinase is translated as MDCLRVAYLTSFVVAAVACVAGLRRISRISDPDTRRGLAGLLGLTGAWAATHVGRLLPLAPDVQAGFYLVGLVVGLATIGAWLYFCSAYTGHSYHRQPVIRQSALAVYLAIVAVKLTNPLHHLYFTTSTATAPFPHAVMQLGTVHWIVTALSYTLSAIGFYLLYEMLSESKLDVSVLGGLVAVTALPVGLYLLSFGDDGLLTLHYEPLGVAVFAVGVLYVVDDDFVAVPPFWRTQVMDAVDEVVVLIDEASTIRDVNRRAIERFPALDGATGEQLSAVVPDLADAVVDHEDILAVDDERRRSRRYYFVNSTPLVSGTVEVGRAIICTDVTRVERQRRELERRNDQFDDLAAAITHELRNTLTVANGYFETVASSQALDDDAAMEAYRRVDEAHARMDRIVTDLWALAKYGQTVERVDDCDLRQAAERAFDGIAPEDLSLTVDGEATIVADRGRLDGLFAKAFEFADLYGADSVAVHAEARRIVITVDGEPLPEESIDRAFEYGDPVPSAETGTLFPTMQTIARAHGWTMELDPAFRAGVRIVVDDVDVDTAGDRTGVDRSAP
- a CDS encoding DUF5798 family protein → MGLGSTAKKLQQIADMAEDVYARLNQLREQVNETRATVDETKARVDDMDHELAEQRALVEALAEKQGIDVEAITAEVHVTDAESTAGDADESTTDA
- a CDS encoding CoA-binding protein — encoded protein: MTDATEAEMRDLLDVETIAVVGCSGTPGKAAHDVPAYLQDQGYDVVPINPNREEVLGRRAYDSLGDVSERVDLVDVFRPSEEVSTIVDAVLKRVQRHDDVRGIWLQLGIRDDEATARARDAGLAVVQDRCLKVEHGRLS
- a CDS encoding RAD55 family ATPase translates to MYDLGPPLDVEIEPGSNLLLSGPALTGKKRLAFDMLAAGVRNGEGAIVVSNTDGAKRVFEALDGRVDYVDRPVAVVDCVTRQQGMSETHDDARVRYTSSPVDMTGVGIKFSEILEEFYERQSIERNRVFLDSLSTLLMYSDLQTVFRFLHVFTGRVQSVDGLGLYAIDSSAHDDKTMNTLKQLFDGVIETHEDGEPTANLPDV
- a CDS encoding PAS domain S-box protein; this translates as MTFAVAESDIEVLLVEPTGEDTLGLGEQLAEANESLTIHSVTDIGRARAVLRDTVVDCAVCVHDPPSIDGLAVLSAIRERTPELPVLLAVDTECSARSVLDTGATDVVSLIDGRIDRDIVTNRIENAVAGSRDRGKFEQVFEQATDGIAIHDPGTGAVLESNARLAELLGYDPDDPESVGIEEFAAGTEPYTVAEARNRIRNAVADGPATFEWLMDDGDEPTWVEISLKPATIVGRDCVLSFVRNVADRKEQERLLRDRQRQFEAVFDHPASFTTVLDTAGRVRRVNRPALDLIDAVEGDIEGRPFPETPWWAGDTDGRRRIREAIDTAAAGESTRLEIEVCGAAQEHVVDLSFQPVSDGDDTAVDSIIAVGYDITERKRRERALRESREALERLHRITADPDRSFEDQIDDLLAFGCSYLGTSGAFLSRIDEATDHFEIVRSHGNHPSVQPGVETDLGSTYCRHTIAADEDDTMTVADAAEEMADDPAYDAHGLGCYAGGEVHIDGELYGTLCFVDPDAREAPFSTTETTVINVIRQWLQYELERDDYRREIEETRDRLERILERVDDGFFALDDDWRITYANEEGATVLRGAMGANYDIESLLGRRLWDEIPEAVDTPFYRHYTEAMETQEPIAFEAFFEPMGRWFDVNTYPDEDGISVYFKDITNRKQRERILDDLLETTQEFVQSRTERELADLVVEATVDVLGYDSNIVRLHDADEGTLPPAALSDAGAERLATPPMYDADEGIAGQVFQSGESLLVDDLTAETEADYGPFRSAIVLPLGEHGTLGIGSQEPNDFDHEDVALAELLATTARVALDRIDRETTLRRFRRVVEHVEEMVLLLDPDGEFTFVTEPFADFLGYDRDELDERAFETVVSAPERERFAETLAALDDRSGERTVTFETTLVTASSDDRPVELALSTFPDEVEESGIVGTVTDIHELTETRAQLEVERDRFRHLFENLPDPVVEVEIRDGVAVVQHVNPAFAEVFGYDPDAIRGRALDELIVPAEESGAASPVEIGDETSVEAQRETPDGRRDFLIRGIPYHRDATQYGFGIYTDITDQKERERYLQVLNRVLRHNLRNDLNVIMLSAEWLVDRLDGELAAQARTLRDNANELAGLSEKAKEIERMIGRRGEATSPVDVVPVLHRLTERYRERYPEIDLSLDLPDSLRVHADDDITRVFEELVENAVVHNDGPSPTIHIDASTNDDWVTVRLHDDASGIPDDEWRVVTGEREITQLTHSSGLGLWLVRWVIDSYGGEVRRRGTDDGTTIELRLRSAAPERLPLDGA